The Nothobranchius furzeri strain GRZ-AD chromosome 8, NfurGRZ-RIMD1, whole genome shotgun sequence genome includes a region encoding these proteins:
- the LOC107392825 gene encoding 3',5'-cyclic-AMP phosphodiesterase 4C isoform X3 translates to MGRRGSSPAVQVIRRRFSGPLLLPPLWRRHSSQDHPRDARRLSSAHSLPLARLQELYSQALASHDDLRFDVENGLSVGRSPLDSQTSPGSGLVLQGNYPHSQRRESFLYRSDSDFDLSPKAMSRNSSTASDLEEGLKHWEVSWLPRHGEDMIVTPFAQVLASLRTVRSNVAALTHLQDRVGNKRPTGTSQPPMCKPCLSGTTVSPAFVTHEQEEPYQKLAVETLEELDWCLDQLETLQTRHSVSEMASNKFKRMLNRELTQLSETSRSGNQVSNYIANTFLEKQHDVEILSPPSKEKEKKKRPMSQISGVKKATQSPSLASACIPRFGVNTPHESQLAKEIEDLSRWGMDIFKLAEYSGNRPLTVIMYSIFQERDLLKTFKVPIDTFITFMMTLEDHYHMDVAYHNNIHAADVVQSTHVLLSTPALEAVFTDLEIMAALFASAIHDVDHPGVTNQFLINTSSELALMYNDASVLENHHLAVGFKLLQEENCDIFQNLSKKQKDSLRKMVIDMVLATDMSKHMNFLADMKTMVETKKVTSLGVLLLDNYSDRIQVLQNMVHCADLSNPTKPLELYRKWTDRIMVEFFTQGDRERDKGMEISPMCDKHNASIEKSQVGFIDYIVHPLWETWADLVHPDAQDILDTLEDNREWYQSMIPRSPSPTSPDEHHAEVGPADGAVGAGGAISSTGGGAGGDKFQFELTLEEEEEDDEEGDSDLESPLDEGSQTGGDRHQDSSPSLSPDPRINSSRYRPPSPHPSRTLSLASMSVKSPHPHRTLGSPGQDGADRDRELSQESDGVACLRLGT, encoded by the exons tttTGATGTGGAGAATGGCCTGTCAGTGGGTCGCAGTCCACTGGACTCTCAAACTAGCCCAGGCTCGGGTCTGGTTCTGCAGGGGAACTACCCTCACAGTCAGCGCCGCGAGTCTTTCCTCTACCGCTCCGACTCAGACTTCGACCTGTCACCAAAAGCCATGTCTCGTAACTCGTCCACCGCCAGCGACCT GGAGGAAGGATTGAAGCATTGGGAAGTCAGTTGGCTGCCTCG gcATGGAGAAGACATGATAGTGACTCCCTTTGCACAG GTTCTGGCCAGTCTTCGAACTGTGAGAAGTAACGTTGCTGCCTTGACACACCTTCAGGACCGTGTTGGAAACAA ACGTCCGACAGGCACCAGTCAGCCTCCTATGTGCAAACCATGTCTTTCAGGTACGACGGTGTCCCCAGCTTTTGTCACTCATGAACAAG AGGAGCCCTATCAGAAGCTGGCGGTGGAAACACTGGAAGAATTGGACTGGTGTCTGGACCAGCTGGAGACGCTGCAGACGAGACACTCAGTCAGCGAGATGGCATCAAATAAG TTTAAGAGGATGCTGAACCGCGAGCTGACACAGCTGTCGGAGACGAGCCGCTCAGGGAATCAGGTGTCAAATTATATCGCCAACACCTTCCTCG AAAAGCAACATGACGTGGAGATCCTGTCTCCGCCTTcaaaggagaaagagaagaagaagaggccGATGTCACAGATCAGTGGTGTGAAAAAGGCCACACAGAGTCCAAGCTTAGCGTCTGCCTGCATCCCTCGCTTTGGAGTTAACACACCTCACGAGAGCCAGCTGGCAAAG GAAATCGAGGACCTTAGTCGTTGGGGTATGGATATTTTCAAATTAGCAGAATATTCAGGAAATCGTCCTCTGACGGTGATCATGTACTCCATCTTCCAG GAGCGCGACCTTCTGAAAACCTTTAAGGTGCCTATCGACACCTTCATTACGTTCATGATGACCTTGGAGGACCACTACCACATGGACGTAGCGTATCACAACAACATCCATGCAGCTGACGTGGTGCAGTCTACCCACGTCCTCCTGTCCACTCCTGCTTTAGAG GCCGTGTTCACAGACCTGGAGATCATGGCCGCTCTGTTCGCCAGCGCCATCCACGATGTCGACCATCCAGGTGTCACCAACCAGTTCCTCATTAACACCA GTTCTGAGCTAGCTCTCATGTACAACGATGCCTCAGTTCTGGAGAACCATCATCTCGCTGTGGGCTTCAAACTACTGCAAGAAGAAAACTGTGACATCTTCCAGAACCTCAGCAAGAAGCAGAAGGACTCCCTCCGAAAGATGGTGATCGACATG GTGCTGGCCACAGATATGTCCAAACACATGAACTTCTTGGCAGACATGAAGACGATGGTGGAGACCAAGAAGGTGACGAGCTTGGGAGTCCTGCTACTCGACAATTACTCTGACCGCATCCAG GTTCTACAGAACATGGTCCACTGTGCTGACTTGAGCAACCCAACCAAACCACTGGAGCTTTACCGGAAGTGGACGGACCGCATCATGGTGGAGTTCTTCACACAGGGAGACAGAGAGCGGGACAAGGGCATGGAAATCAGTCCCATGTGTGACAAACACAACGCCTCCATAGAAAAGAGCCAG GTGGGGTTCATTGACTACATCGTGCATCCTCTGTGGGAGACCTGGGCAGACCTGGTGCACCCTGATGCTCAGGACATCCTGGACACGCTGGAGGACAACAGGGAGTGGTACCAGAGCATGATCCCCCGCAGCCCGTCGCCTACGAGCCCAGATGAACACCATGCTGAGGTGGGACCAGCAGACGGAGCTGTGGGAGCTGGAGGAGCTATCTCCTCAACAGGAGGGGGAGCGGGAGGAGACAAATTCCAGTTTGAACTCAccctggaggaagaggaggaggatgacgAAGAAGGGGATTCTGACCTTGAAAGCCCCTTAGATGAGGGGTCGCAGACAGGTGGAGACAGGCACCAGGACTCCTCCCCCTCTCTTTCCCCAGACCCTCGTATTAACAGCAGCAGATACCGTCCCCCCTCGCCTCACCCGTCTCGGACCCTGAGTTTGGCTTCCATGTCGGTCAAAAGTCCCCACCCCCACAGGACGCTGGGCTCCCCGGGGCAAGATGGTGCTGACAGGGACAGAGAGCTGAGCCAGGAAAGCGACGGCGTGGCCTGCCTGCGACTGGGAACGTAG
- the LOC107392825 gene encoding 3',5'-cyclic-AMP phosphodiesterase 4C isoform X11, whose amino-acid sequence MSLPNSCVYLTPSVQDRCFKVRSGNICGSPCAVNRPIDIVQKRRRFDVENGLSVGRSPLDSQTSPGSGLVLQGNYPHSQRRESFLYRSDSDFDLSPKAMSRNSSTASDLHGEDMIVTPFAQVLASLRTVRSNVAALTHLQDRVGNKRPTGTSQPPMCKPCLSGTTVSPAFVTHEQEEPYQKLAVETLEELDWCLDQLETLQTRHSVSEMASNKFKRMLNRELTQLSETSRSGNQVSNYIANTFLEKQHDVEILSPPSKEKEKKKRPMSQISGVKKATQSPSLASACIPRFGVNTPHESQLAKEIEDLSRWGMDIFKLAEYSGNRPLTVIMYSIFQERDLLKTFKVPIDTFITFMMTLEDHYHMDVAYHNNIHAADVVQSTHVLLSTPALEAVFTDLEIMAALFASAIHDVDHPGVTNQFLINTSSELALMYNDASVLENHHLAVGFKLLQEENCDIFQNLSKKQKDSLRKMVIDMVLATDMSKHMNFLADMKTMVETKKVTSLGVLLLDNYSDRIQVLQNMVHCADLSNPTKPLELYRKWTDRIMVEFFTQGDRERDKGMEISPMCDKHNASIEKSQVGFIDYIVHPLWETWADLVHPDAQDILDTLEDNREWYQSMIPRSPSPTSPDEHHAEVGPADGAVGAGGAISSTGGGAGGDKFQFELTLEEEEEDDEEGDSDLESPLDEGSQTGGDRHQDSSPSLSPDPRINSSRYRPPSPHPSRTLSLASMSVKSPHPHRTLGSPGQDGADRDRELSQESDGVACLRLGT is encoded by the exons ATGAGTTTACCGAATAGCTGTGTGTATCTGACCCCCTCGGTCCAGGATCGCTGCTTTAAAGTTCGGAGTGGGAACATCTGTGGGTCGCCGTGCGCCGTCAACCGGCCCATCGACATTGTTCAGAAACGCAGGCG tttTGATGTGGAGAATGGCCTGTCAGTGGGTCGCAGTCCACTGGACTCTCAAACTAGCCCAGGCTCGGGTCTGGTTCTGCAGGGGAACTACCCTCACAGTCAGCGCCGCGAGTCTTTCCTCTACCGCTCCGACTCAGACTTCGACCTGTCACCAAAAGCCATGTCTCGTAACTCGTCCACCGCCAGCGACCT gcATGGAGAAGACATGATAGTGACTCCCTTTGCACAG GTTCTGGCCAGTCTTCGAACTGTGAGAAGTAACGTTGCTGCCTTGACACACCTTCAGGACCGTGTTGGAAACAA ACGTCCGACAGGCACCAGTCAGCCTCCTATGTGCAAACCATGTCTTTCAGGTACGACGGTGTCCCCAGCTTTTGTCACTCATGAACAAG AGGAGCCCTATCAGAAGCTGGCGGTGGAAACACTGGAAGAATTGGACTGGTGTCTGGACCAGCTGGAGACGCTGCAGACGAGACACTCAGTCAGCGAGATGGCATCAAATAAG TTTAAGAGGATGCTGAACCGCGAGCTGACACAGCTGTCGGAGACGAGCCGCTCAGGGAATCAGGTGTCAAATTATATCGCCAACACCTTCCTCG AAAAGCAACATGACGTGGAGATCCTGTCTCCGCCTTcaaaggagaaagagaagaagaagaggccGATGTCACAGATCAGTGGTGTGAAAAAGGCCACACAGAGTCCAAGCTTAGCGTCTGCCTGCATCCCTCGCTTTGGAGTTAACACACCTCACGAGAGCCAGCTGGCAAAG GAAATCGAGGACCTTAGTCGTTGGGGTATGGATATTTTCAAATTAGCAGAATATTCAGGAAATCGTCCTCTGACGGTGATCATGTACTCCATCTTCCAG GAGCGCGACCTTCTGAAAACCTTTAAGGTGCCTATCGACACCTTCATTACGTTCATGATGACCTTGGAGGACCACTACCACATGGACGTAGCGTATCACAACAACATCCATGCAGCTGACGTGGTGCAGTCTACCCACGTCCTCCTGTCCACTCCTGCTTTAGAG GCCGTGTTCACAGACCTGGAGATCATGGCCGCTCTGTTCGCCAGCGCCATCCACGATGTCGACCATCCAGGTGTCACCAACCAGTTCCTCATTAACACCA GTTCTGAGCTAGCTCTCATGTACAACGATGCCTCAGTTCTGGAGAACCATCATCTCGCTGTGGGCTTCAAACTACTGCAAGAAGAAAACTGTGACATCTTCCAGAACCTCAGCAAGAAGCAGAAGGACTCCCTCCGAAAGATGGTGATCGACATG GTGCTGGCCACAGATATGTCCAAACACATGAACTTCTTGGCAGACATGAAGACGATGGTGGAGACCAAGAAGGTGACGAGCTTGGGAGTCCTGCTACTCGACAATTACTCTGACCGCATCCAG GTTCTACAGAACATGGTCCACTGTGCTGACTTGAGCAACCCAACCAAACCACTGGAGCTTTACCGGAAGTGGACGGACCGCATCATGGTGGAGTTCTTCACACAGGGAGACAGAGAGCGGGACAAGGGCATGGAAATCAGTCCCATGTGTGACAAACACAACGCCTCCATAGAAAAGAGCCAG GTGGGGTTCATTGACTACATCGTGCATCCTCTGTGGGAGACCTGGGCAGACCTGGTGCACCCTGATGCTCAGGACATCCTGGACACGCTGGAGGACAACAGGGAGTGGTACCAGAGCATGATCCCCCGCAGCCCGTCGCCTACGAGCCCAGATGAACACCATGCTGAGGTGGGACCAGCAGACGGAGCTGTGGGAGCTGGAGGAGCTATCTCCTCAACAGGAGGGGGAGCGGGAGGAGACAAATTCCAGTTTGAACTCAccctggaggaagaggaggaggatgacgAAGAAGGGGATTCTGACCTTGAAAGCCCCTTAGATGAGGGGTCGCAGACAGGTGGAGACAGGCACCAGGACTCCTCCCCCTCTCTTTCCCCAGACCCTCGTATTAACAGCAGCAGATACCGTCCCCCCTCGCCTCACCCGTCTCGGACCCTGAGTTTGGCTTCCATGTCGGTCAAAAGTCCCCACCCCCACAGGACGCTGGGCTCCCCGGGGCAAGATGGTGCTGACAGGGACAGAGAGCTGAGCCAGGAAAGCGACGGCGTGGCCTGCCTGCGACTGGGAACGTAG
- the LOC107392825 gene encoding 3',5'-cyclic-AMP phosphodiesterase 4C isoform X10, whose translation MSLPNSCVYLTPSVQDRCFKVRSGNICGSPCAVNRPIDIVQKRRRFDVENGLSVGRSPLDSQTSPGSGLVLQGNYPHSQRRESFLYRSDSDFDLSPKAMSRNSSTASDLEEGLKHWEVSWLPRHGEDMIVTPFAQVLASLRTVRSNVAALTHLQDRVGNKRPTGTSQPPMCKPCLSGTTVSPAFVTHEQEEPYQKLAVETLEELDWCLDQLETLQTRHSVSEMASNKFKRMLNRELTQLSETSRSGNQVSNYIANTFLEKQHDVEILSPPSKEKEKKKRPMSQISGVKKATQSPSLASACIPRFGVNTPHESQLAKEIEDLSRWGMDIFKLAEYSGNRPLTVIMYSIFQERDLLKTFKVPIDTFITFMMTLEDHYHMDVAYHNNIHAADVVQSTHVLLSTPALEAVFTDLEIMAALFASAIHDVDHPGVTNQFLINTSSELALMYNDASVLENHHLAVGFKLLQEENCDIFQNLSKKQKDSLRKMVIDMVLATDMSKHMNFLADMKTMVETKKVTSLGVLLLDNYSDRIQVLQNMVHCADLSNPTKPLELYRKWTDRIMVEFFTQGDRERDKGMEISPMCDKHNASIEKSQVGFIDYIVHPLWETWADLVHPDAQDILDTLEDNREWYQSMIPRSPSPTSPDEHHAEVGPADGAVGAGGAISSTGGGAGGDKFQFELTLEEEEEDDEEGDSDLESPLDEGSQTGGDRHQDSSPSLSPDPRINSSRYRPPSPHPSRTLSLASMSVKSPHPHRTLGSPGQDGADRDRELSQESDGVACLRLGT comes from the exons ATGAGTTTACCGAATAGCTGTGTGTATCTGACCCCCTCGGTCCAGGATCGCTGCTTTAAAGTTCGGAGTGGGAACATCTGTGGGTCGCCGTGCGCCGTCAACCGGCCCATCGACATTGTTCAGAAACGCAGGCG tttTGATGTGGAGAATGGCCTGTCAGTGGGTCGCAGTCCACTGGACTCTCAAACTAGCCCAGGCTCGGGTCTGGTTCTGCAGGGGAACTACCCTCACAGTCAGCGCCGCGAGTCTTTCCTCTACCGCTCCGACTCAGACTTCGACCTGTCACCAAAAGCCATGTCTCGTAACTCGTCCACCGCCAGCGACCT GGAGGAAGGATTGAAGCATTGGGAAGTCAGTTGGCTGCCTCG gcATGGAGAAGACATGATAGTGACTCCCTTTGCACAG GTTCTGGCCAGTCTTCGAACTGTGAGAAGTAACGTTGCTGCCTTGACACACCTTCAGGACCGTGTTGGAAACAA ACGTCCGACAGGCACCAGTCAGCCTCCTATGTGCAAACCATGTCTTTCAGGTACGACGGTGTCCCCAGCTTTTGTCACTCATGAACAAG AGGAGCCCTATCAGAAGCTGGCGGTGGAAACACTGGAAGAATTGGACTGGTGTCTGGACCAGCTGGAGACGCTGCAGACGAGACACTCAGTCAGCGAGATGGCATCAAATAAG TTTAAGAGGATGCTGAACCGCGAGCTGACACAGCTGTCGGAGACGAGCCGCTCAGGGAATCAGGTGTCAAATTATATCGCCAACACCTTCCTCG AAAAGCAACATGACGTGGAGATCCTGTCTCCGCCTTcaaaggagaaagagaagaagaagaggccGATGTCACAGATCAGTGGTGTGAAAAAGGCCACACAGAGTCCAAGCTTAGCGTCTGCCTGCATCCCTCGCTTTGGAGTTAACACACCTCACGAGAGCCAGCTGGCAAAG GAAATCGAGGACCTTAGTCGTTGGGGTATGGATATTTTCAAATTAGCAGAATATTCAGGAAATCGTCCTCTGACGGTGATCATGTACTCCATCTTCCAG GAGCGCGACCTTCTGAAAACCTTTAAGGTGCCTATCGACACCTTCATTACGTTCATGATGACCTTGGAGGACCACTACCACATGGACGTAGCGTATCACAACAACATCCATGCAGCTGACGTGGTGCAGTCTACCCACGTCCTCCTGTCCACTCCTGCTTTAGAG GCCGTGTTCACAGACCTGGAGATCATGGCCGCTCTGTTCGCCAGCGCCATCCACGATGTCGACCATCCAGGTGTCACCAACCAGTTCCTCATTAACACCA GTTCTGAGCTAGCTCTCATGTACAACGATGCCTCAGTTCTGGAGAACCATCATCTCGCTGTGGGCTTCAAACTACTGCAAGAAGAAAACTGTGACATCTTCCAGAACCTCAGCAAGAAGCAGAAGGACTCCCTCCGAAAGATGGTGATCGACATG GTGCTGGCCACAGATATGTCCAAACACATGAACTTCTTGGCAGACATGAAGACGATGGTGGAGACCAAGAAGGTGACGAGCTTGGGAGTCCTGCTACTCGACAATTACTCTGACCGCATCCAG GTTCTACAGAACATGGTCCACTGTGCTGACTTGAGCAACCCAACCAAACCACTGGAGCTTTACCGGAAGTGGACGGACCGCATCATGGTGGAGTTCTTCACACAGGGAGACAGAGAGCGGGACAAGGGCATGGAAATCAGTCCCATGTGTGACAAACACAACGCCTCCATAGAAAAGAGCCAG GTGGGGTTCATTGACTACATCGTGCATCCTCTGTGGGAGACCTGGGCAGACCTGGTGCACCCTGATGCTCAGGACATCCTGGACACGCTGGAGGACAACAGGGAGTGGTACCAGAGCATGATCCCCCGCAGCCCGTCGCCTACGAGCCCAGATGAACACCATGCTGAGGTGGGACCAGCAGACGGAGCTGTGGGAGCTGGAGGAGCTATCTCCTCAACAGGAGGGGGAGCGGGAGGAGACAAATTCCAGTTTGAACTCAccctggaggaagaggaggaggatgacgAAGAAGGGGATTCTGACCTTGAAAGCCCCTTAGATGAGGGGTCGCAGACAGGTGGAGACAGGCACCAGGACTCCTCCCCCTCTCTTTCCCCAGACCCTCGTATTAACAGCAGCAGATACCGTCCCCCCTCGCCTCACCCGTCTCGGACCCTGAGTTTGGCTTCCATGTCGGTCAAAAGTCCCCACCCCCACAGGACGCTGGGCTCCCCGGGGCAAGATGGTGCTGACAGGGACAGAGAGCTGAGCCAGGAAAGCGACGGCGTGGCCTGCCTGCGACTGGGAACGTAG
- the LOC107392825 gene encoding 3',5'-cyclic-AMP phosphodiesterase 4C isoform X4 produces MECATLSREGAGLAKPPKHLWRQPRTHIRIKQRFYSDTERYLCRNRTLEKLRPGLKKPRMSWPSSLRRFDVENGLSVGRSPLDSQTSPGSGLVLQGNYPHSQRRESFLYRSDSDFDLSPKAMSRNSSTASDLEEGLKHWEVSWLPRHGEDMIVTPFAQVLASLRTVRSNVAALTHLQDRVGNKRPTGTSQPPMCKPCLSGTTVSPAFVTHEQEEPYQKLAVETLEELDWCLDQLETLQTRHSVSEMASNKFKRMLNRELTQLSETSRSGNQVSNYIANTFLEKQHDVEILSPPSKEKEKKKRPMSQISGVKKATQSPSLASACIPRFGVNTPHESQLAKEIEDLSRWGMDIFKLAEYSGNRPLTVIMYSIFQERDLLKTFKVPIDTFITFMMTLEDHYHMDVAYHNNIHAADVVQSTHVLLSTPALEAVFTDLEIMAALFASAIHDVDHPGVTNQFLINTSSELALMYNDASVLENHHLAVGFKLLQEENCDIFQNLSKKQKDSLRKMVIDMVLATDMSKHMNFLADMKTMVETKKVTSLGVLLLDNYSDRIQVLQNMVHCADLSNPTKPLELYRKWTDRIMVEFFTQGDRERDKGMEISPMCDKHNASIEKSQVGFIDYIVHPLWETWADLVHPDAQDILDTLEDNREWYQSMIPRSPSPTSPDEHHAEVGPADGAVGAGGAISSTGGGAGGDKFQFELTLEEEEEDDEEGDSDLESPLDEGSQTGGDRHQDSSPSLSPDPRINSSRYRPPSPHPSRTLSLASMSVKSPHPHRTLGSPGQDGADRDRELSQESDGVACLRLGT; encoded by the exons tttTGATGTGGAGAATGGCCTGTCAGTGGGTCGCAGTCCACTGGACTCTCAAACTAGCCCAGGCTCGGGTCTGGTTCTGCAGGGGAACTACCCTCACAGTCAGCGCCGCGAGTCTTTCCTCTACCGCTCCGACTCAGACTTCGACCTGTCACCAAAAGCCATGTCTCGTAACTCGTCCACCGCCAGCGACCT GGAGGAAGGATTGAAGCATTGGGAAGTCAGTTGGCTGCCTCG gcATGGAGAAGACATGATAGTGACTCCCTTTGCACAG GTTCTGGCCAGTCTTCGAACTGTGAGAAGTAACGTTGCTGCCTTGACACACCTTCAGGACCGTGTTGGAAACAA ACGTCCGACAGGCACCAGTCAGCCTCCTATGTGCAAACCATGTCTTTCAGGTACGACGGTGTCCCCAGCTTTTGTCACTCATGAACAAG AGGAGCCCTATCAGAAGCTGGCGGTGGAAACACTGGAAGAATTGGACTGGTGTCTGGACCAGCTGGAGACGCTGCAGACGAGACACTCAGTCAGCGAGATGGCATCAAATAAG TTTAAGAGGATGCTGAACCGCGAGCTGACACAGCTGTCGGAGACGAGCCGCTCAGGGAATCAGGTGTCAAATTATATCGCCAACACCTTCCTCG AAAAGCAACATGACGTGGAGATCCTGTCTCCGCCTTcaaaggagaaagagaagaagaagaggccGATGTCACAGATCAGTGGTGTGAAAAAGGCCACACAGAGTCCAAGCTTAGCGTCTGCCTGCATCCCTCGCTTTGGAGTTAACACACCTCACGAGAGCCAGCTGGCAAAG GAAATCGAGGACCTTAGTCGTTGGGGTATGGATATTTTCAAATTAGCAGAATATTCAGGAAATCGTCCTCTGACGGTGATCATGTACTCCATCTTCCAG GAGCGCGACCTTCTGAAAACCTTTAAGGTGCCTATCGACACCTTCATTACGTTCATGATGACCTTGGAGGACCACTACCACATGGACGTAGCGTATCACAACAACATCCATGCAGCTGACGTGGTGCAGTCTACCCACGTCCTCCTGTCCACTCCTGCTTTAGAG GCCGTGTTCACAGACCTGGAGATCATGGCCGCTCTGTTCGCCAGCGCCATCCACGATGTCGACCATCCAGGTGTCACCAACCAGTTCCTCATTAACACCA GTTCTGAGCTAGCTCTCATGTACAACGATGCCTCAGTTCTGGAGAACCATCATCTCGCTGTGGGCTTCAAACTACTGCAAGAAGAAAACTGTGACATCTTCCAGAACCTCAGCAAGAAGCAGAAGGACTCCCTCCGAAAGATGGTGATCGACATG GTGCTGGCCACAGATATGTCCAAACACATGAACTTCTTGGCAGACATGAAGACGATGGTGGAGACCAAGAAGGTGACGAGCTTGGGAGTCCTGCTACTCGACAATTACTCTGACCGCATCCAG GTTCTACAGAACATGGTCCACTGTGCTGACTTGAGCAACCCAACCAAACCACTGGAGCTTTACCGGAAGTGGACGGACCGCATCATGGTGGAGTTCTTCACACAGGGAGACAGAGAGCGGGACAAGGGCATGGAAATCAGTCCCATGTGTGACAAACACAACGCCTCCATAGAAAAGAGCCAG GTGGGGTTCATTGACTACATCGTGCATCCTCTGTGGGAGACCTGGGCAGACCTGGTGCACCCTGATGCTCAGGACATCCTGGACACGCTGGAGGACAACAGGGAGTGGTACCAGAGCATGATCCCCCGCAGCCCGTCGCCTACGAGCCCAGATGAACACCATGCTGAGGTGGGACCAGCAGACGGAGCTGTGGGAGCTGGAGGAGCTATCTCCTCAACAGGAGGGGGAGCGGGAGGAGACAAATTCCAGTTTGAACTCAccctggaggaagaggaggaggatgacgAAGAAGGGGATTCTGACCTTGAAAGCCCCTTAGATGAGGGGTCGCAGACAGGTGGAGACAGGCACCAGGACTCCTCCCCCTCTCTTTCCCCAGACCCTCGTATTAACAGCAGCAGATACCGTCCCCCCTCGCCTCACCCGTCTCGGACCCTGAGTTTGGCTTCCATGTCGGTCAAAAGTCCCCACCCCCACAGGACGCTGGGCTCCCCGGGGCAAGATGGTGCTGACAGGGACAGAGAGCTGAGCCAGGAAAGCGACGGCGTGGCCTGCCTGCGACTGGGAACGTAG